The sequence atataatctTTAATTATGaacaatatataaaagtaaaatatatttttcttcataaaatgcaaaaaaaaaattatctttttgcatatataacaaatttttacaagatttaaaaaaaaataaataaaataaatgggtgaaataattacaataaaaaataaaagaaaaagatacaATTAATGAAAAGATAAATGATTAATACAAGTTAAATTTCCAAAAATATAGTAATTATATGATTAGCATGTGTgtgaataataaattttaaaaacaaggaaaattttatataaaaaattcactatatatatatatataaattaatataatatgaatatttcattttcacttcttatctatattaaaaagtgaaaaaaaataatttatgtatattttcaaggaaaattaaaagggaacaaaagaaaaatattttctttcatttttttttttttttgtataatatatataatgtgaaatgaaatatacacattatatgtatttactaaaatgaatttaagggaaaatattatgtaataaagaaagtaaataaatatgcAATTTTATTTgaggaattaaaaaataaaattatcaaaaactTTATTTTGATTGATGTAATATTTAATGGATTATATAaagttaaattatatttttaaatgttaaGGAAAatgcatataatttttttatttttttccattttaaaatataattatatggtcatatttgaataattaaaattaaaacataagaTTCTACATCatgtataaaatttttacaaaataataaatttcgcaaaatttaaattattttttttttttttttgtatataagtTTTTAcgttttttaaataaataatttaaatatatataaaatggaACACTAAATAACttgtatatgtatatttaaaacATAAATTAAGGAAGAatcatattattttcttataacataaaaataaaaaggaaaatataaaaagagaaaagaaaatttaatttttcatattaagcttattttatattgaagattaaaaaataattcttattttaGTAGTATATAAATAcgaaaagaagaaaaatatataaattttaaattaaaaaaaaaaaaaaaataaataaataatataattttttaaatttaaagttgtctattatttttttctaggttgtttttcttctatattttttttctattacctttttttaaattctttcttattttctttttctttttctacatttttccacttttttttttcatagttttctattttttattaattttctaCATATTAATGTGTGTGAAGTATTATAGCAAATTTAAGAGGACTTatacatttaaatataatataatataatataatataatataatatatatatatatatatatatataattcaaaataaatataatttacgCATTAGTataattttctcttttattttagcatataattcaaaatgaaaataatttgacAGTTAATAGAACATTAATTACTTATtatagtataaaaaaaaaagaaataaaaaaggattaAAACACAATAATTTATGTTTAATTTAcgttatattttatatatattaataaaatggaaaacttgtttataaatttttttttttttaacttaagGAAAATATGATATAATGTATTAaccataaaaaaaaaaaattattagttctagtatttaaaaaattacttaaatttttagtttaaggaaaaataacattataaaaaaatgaaaaaaaatattcgtTTAAAATTTCACaactaataatttttcatgaATAATCTttcatattataaatatgttaatttatctaggaaaaaaaatgaattatttatgATTATGACAATTcattcaaaaataaataaaatgccATTAGATATCTTTTTTGTAATGCTAACcgatattattaattaaatatttttagtttttagaaaataatataaaaatatgaaaagaaaaaaaaaaaattatatctgTATATTCATAGACTATTTAttctcttttatatttttaatagttaagtttttcaaattttgaagtatatatttttttaaatatatacaaaaatatggcatttcattgttattttaatttactttttttttggtaaAAATGTAATTCTTATTTACTATACTAATTATTTCCACTTTAGTAACATACGAGAGTGTTGTAAATATTCTTATAAGAATAACaaattatgaaatatatgtatatatatatatgcgcatatatattgtattaaaaaaaaatacagtattattttaaatacatGCATTAAGCTAATCACAAAGTGTGCACAactcttatttttaaaattttcttatgaaattttcattttcattttattttttttttctttatattcttATTACTTTTTTGGTACAAtttcaaattaaattttaataaaattttatgctaaatatatataaagaattgaaaataaataaagaaaaggaattaaaatactatttatttaccaataatgaaaatattttatttttctgtcattttattttattttgcttTGGTTAGCAATGTAAAttgtttatttaaaaaagtgtTAAGTCACTTTTATTGTCATAACGAAAGTTGTTATGAAATATTAggttagaaaaagaaaagcaATAAGCTTATGAATactaatgataaaaaaagtattaataaacataaaatatatatctgaaattatttttcatatttagagtgaaaaaaaaaaaaaaaatcattaataaaatatattttattttatttttttttttggatagGAATTAGTGAAAAAGCGACCCCAGAAGAAATTAGATATTCATACTATAAgaagttaaaaaatataaaaaaaggatatgatttaaaaaaaaaaaagaaagtggTTAGAGCTTTTaacattttaattaataaaagaactAGAAGTTATTAtgattattatttgaataatCCTAATAGCATagttaatttaatatattttaatttatattgtttttataaattatttaaagtaATATTGATATTATTGCTTGTTAgcttttttatatgtttgtTTCAATATATTCATAATAGCAATGAAATGAAAAGAGTTATTCAAAAATgctcaaaaaataaattattcaaaaGAGAAGTTCAAAATAGAATAGCTGAAAACCATCCagattttcataattatgacttgaaaaaaaaaagaaaaattgaaaaaaaaatagaagaagaTGTTGTACAAGAGATAGTGATGATAAATAATCAGAAAACAAGAAGGCTTGGTATTTCTGATTTAAttattgtaaaaattttttttttaccaaGACATATTTGGCAATATGTAAAATGGAATATAAAAtggataataaaatataatatattaaatgagGAATAcgatgaaaatgataaagtTTATATTACAAGAAAGTACATGAATGTTTCTTTAGAGAAATGGAATTCACTTAATGAGGAAgagaaaagaaattatttaaaaaaagaattatggGTAAAACAAAATTTAGATGATTTTCTTCATGAAGAGAGAGAAAAAGATaggataaataaaatttcaagttcaaaatataaaaagcaaattagaatgaagaaaaaaggaattagttttaattataatgattAAAATACTTGACAAGAGATAAAATTAagataaacatatatatacatatatttagcATACTTATTTTGcaaatttttattcaatataaaaaaaaaaaaagaaaagctAAAAGCGtttttaagaataatttttaaagcaaattatattaattattattaaaacagataaatatgttttttttttttttttaaagtaacataaatatatttacttatatggtattaattttttagttatttacaaaattataaattacaaataataataaaaaaattatttatgaatgaagaaatataaacaggttataattaaattaaaaaaaaaaatacacaattaaaaaaatattataattaaaagtgaaataaaaagatatattaattaaaaggaagaaaaaaaaaaaaagttataaaacaaattaaCAAGTGTATTATAAGAAATCAAATAgtaaaagtatttttatataaaaatttttaaaatagattaaaagtaaaatattaaaaaaaattattaataatctgaaaatttattttgattGTTCttaagttattttatttaattttatttattcattttttttattttttttttttttactacgcaattaataattatattttcttttttatctattctattgtgtatttttttcataaaatatcttttttctttattttatttttaatttttaagtatttGTTTCTTCTTCCAATGCTTCTTTGATGTTAAGAACCTTTTGCTTTAAAATAAGTAAGGCCTTCTTAAAAATGTCGGCAGAGGAAAAACATCCCGTAGATTcaatagtaaaaataaaatgatttttaattttatgaaatGAAACCTTTTTTGGATATTTTTCAATACATACTCTACATGAAGAGCAGTTTAAAGGGTCTTTTACAACTAAATTCTCACTTTCTTCTATA comes from Plasmodium relictum strain SGS1 genome assembly, chromosome: 9 and encodes:
- a CDS encoding DnaJ protein, putative; translated protein: MKIFYFSVILFYFALVSNVNCLFKKVLSHFYCHNESCYEILGISEKATPEEIRYSYYKKLKNIKKGYDLKKKKKVVRAFNILINKRTRSYYDYYLNNPNSIVNLIYFNLYCFYKLFKVILILLLVSFFICLFQYIHNSNEMKRVIQKCSKNKLFKREVQNRIAENHPDFHNYDLKKKRKIEKKIEEDVVQEIVMINNQKTRRLGISDLIIVKIFFLPRHIWQYVKWNIKWIIKYNILNEEYDENDKVYITRKYMNVSLEKWNSLNEEEKRNYLKKELWVKQNLDDFLHEEREKDRINKISSSKYKKQIRMKKKGISFNYND